GCCCATCACCTTGGGCATTCCGCTGCCATCAATTCAGTACGTTGTAAAAGCCGGTCTGAAGGAGGTCCATTATTGGGCTTGTGCCACAGATGACATGCCTCCCATCCCCGATGGGAAAGAGGTTGACAGCGTTATTTGGTGCAGTCCCAACAAGGCTCGCGGACTACTGTCCAACCCTTCCGATTTGGAGCCTCTTGAGGCTTTGGCTGCGGCCTTTGAGGGCGGGACTCTAGCGACCTGGCCATTGCTGGTGATCAGGCACGCTAAAGCAAAGCCGCGGTCCGCATGGACCCGGGCGGAAGGTGAAAGGCCACTGGCCGCAACAGGTAAACGTCAGGCGCTGTATCTGCAGCGGCTCTTGATGTCATGGCATCCTGAGCGGATTCATACCAGCGGCTGGATGCGGTGCATAGCCACAATCTCCCCGTACGCCCAGGCAACAAAGGCCAAAGTCAAGGTGGTTCCGTGGTTGACCGAATCTGACCACAAGCGTCATCCAATAAAAACCGCTGCAGTTATAGACCGATTGCTGAGCAAAACAAGTGCCACGGCTGTCTGCACTCACCGCCCCGTTCTGCCAACGGTAATAGGTGCCCTGGCCACCCACATGTCCCCCGTTTTGGCCAGCTCATTGCCCATGATTGACCCATATCTTTCCCCTGGAGAGGTACTGATCGCTCATGTTTCCGCCACCGAGCCTGGGCGGATCGTGGCAGTGGAGCAACACAAACCATACGAGGACTGACCCGCCCCCGTTGAAGTTGGAGATGATGACACCACTCCGTCCTCCGGGGTGTCATCATCTCCAACTTCAACGGGGACCAAGGCTTTCCCTTCACCTCTTTGTACCGTACGCTCAGTACAAAGTGTTCGATACACAGCGTGATCATCGATGGGGAAATAGTGTTTGCACCAAACCTGACCGAAGTGTTAATCCTTCTGGGGCTAGTGGGCGTTGGCGTCACAGCCATCACCTACCTGATCCTGCGGCTCTTCGTGTGGAGTGAGCCTGCAAGCAAATCTTTGGAATACATCCGCAAACATGCCTTGTGGACAGGCATTCTTGCCTGGGCCTTGAGCAGCTTGGCCGGCGCAGCCCACGCCGGACTCTACGATCCCACACGGATTGCCGTGCCGGGGGAGCAGTGGACGCTGCTACCTTGGTTCGCGATCATTGCCCCTGCGGTGGCCATTGTTGGTGTCAACGCCATTGGCCAGGCCACCTGGCCGGCACCAAAATCGGCAAAACGAGTGGCTGTTCTTGAATTTCGCCGGGCCCGGGACTATGTCCAACGTGGTTTGGGCTGGACGGTGCTGGGCGTCTTTGCACTCTCTGCCGGAGTGCTGGCATTCCTCTTTTTTGTCCCCGGATTTATATCCAGTCAGGGGGTCGTAGTGAGCCCATCCGGCGAATCCATTGTGAGCTATCAAGGACGCCTTCCGGGATACGTCTTGGCAACCGCGCTCACCGTCGCATTGCTGATCCTGAGTGCCGGAACATTGCTGGTCATGCGGCTTATTGCCTCCCGCAGATCTTTAGAAGCCCTCACAACCGATCAAAACACCACCCTTCGTGTCATTGGCATGAACAGAGCGCTCCGGGTGAGTGCCACGGTGGCCTCGGGCTTGGCTGGCATAGCCGGAAATTATCTCGCCCAACCAGCCCCGGACTCAGGCACTACCTCATGGACGAACTGGTTGGGCATCGTCAATGCGATGGTGCTGATCGCCATGCTCCTATGGAAGCCGCCTTTTCTTGACACTGAGATGGACGACGCCGGATACAACTCTTTGTTTATCAACGGAACCTCGCAGGACCCTGCATGGAGAAACGGAGCCGGCGCAGCCAGACTGACTGGAACAGCCGGGATCGTGGCACCTGCCTCTGCCGTGGCTGGGCTTCTGCTGGGACTGAGCCTCACCCAGTGGTTTGGCTGGCTTGGTCCGCTGGCACTTGCGCTGGTGTTTACCCTCCTGACCCACCTCGGGCTGGAACTGCTGCTGCGCCGTAATTATGCTCCGCCCAGAAAAGTGGTGCCAAGTACAGTCGCGCCAAATACAGTCGCGCCAAATACAGTGCGGACTTCTCTGAAGGCGGGCGTTCCGGTTACTCTCACACTTGCCATCAGCATCAGCGCCGTGGCACTGATCCCGGCACTGATCACGGTTGCCGGGATCACTAGGGGCGGAGCGAATGACTGGCCAGGATTGAGCGGCTCAGCACCTCACTTCCTTGTCCCTCTAGTAGTTGTGCTGGCCGTTGTTGTTACAGGCGCCTGTGCTGCAA
This genomic window from Arthrobacter sp. TMP15 contains:
- a CDS encoding NUDIX hydrolase translates to MRNTENLEETVDDDAAVSIYAAGALCWRIKKRKLELLLIHRQRYDDWSWPKGKLDAGETLAECAVREVHEEVGLPITLGIPLPSIQYVVKAGLKEVHYWACATDDMPPIPDGKEVDSVIWCSPNKARGLLSNPSDLEPLEALAAAFEGGTLATWPLLVIRHAKAKPRSAWTRAEGERPLAATGKRQALYLQRLLMSWHPERIHTSGWMRCIATISPYAQATKAKVKVVPWLTESDHKRHPIKTAAVIDRLLSKTSATAVCTHRPVLPTVIGALATHMSPVLASSLPMIDPYLSPGEVLIAHVSATEPGRIVAVEQHKPYED